The following proteins are encoded in a genomic region of Magnolia sinica isolate HGM2019 chromosome 1, MsV1, whole genome shotgun sequence:
- the LOC131242856 gene encoding probable glutathione S-transferase parC, with protein MADEIILLDCWASPFGMRARIALAEKGIDYEYKEENLPDKSPLLLKSNPVHKKIPVLIHGGKSICESLIIVQYIDEVWKGKSPVLMPADPYDRANARFWADFVDKKIYDCGSRIWKNKGEVREAAKKEFIECLKLLEGELGEKTYFGGESFGYVDVAIVSFACWFHTYEVHGNFSIENECPKLIAWVKRCMEKESVSKTLQDPVKVHESLEVWKKKVGIE; from the exons ATGGCGGATGAAATAATCCTCTTGGATTGCTGGGCTAGCCCTTTTGGGATGCGAGCTAGAATTGCCTTGGCCGAGAAAGGGATCGACTACGAATACAAGGAAGAAAACCTCCCAGACAAGAGCCCTCTCCTGCTGAAATCCAACCCCGTTCACAAGAAAATCCCTGTTTTGATCCATGGTGGAAAATCCATCTGTGAATCTCTCATCATCGTCCAATACATCGATGAGGTGTGGAAGGGGAAATCACCGGTGCTGATGCCCGCAGATCCTTACGACCGTGCGAATGCGAGGTTTTGGGCAGATTTCGTCGACAAGAAG ATCTACGACTGTGGATCGAGGATATGGAAAAACAAAGGAGAGGTGCGAGAAGCAGCAAAGAAGGAATTCATTGAGTGCTTGAAGCTGCTGGAAGGGGAGCTTGGAGAGAAGACATATTTCGGGGGCGAGAGCTTTGGGTATGTCGACGTGGCCATTGTTTCCTTCGCATGCTGGTTCCACACGTATGAGGTGCATGGGAACTTCAGCATTGAGAACGAGTGCCCGAAGCTGATAGCGTGGGTGAAGAGATGCATGGAGAAGGAGAGTGTTTCCAAGACCCTCCAAGACCCAGTCAAGGTGCATGAGTCTCTGGAAGTATGGAAGAAGAAAGTAGGGATAGAGTAG